From the Ruminiclostridium josui JCM 17888 genome, one window contains:
- a CDS encoding DUF6171 family protein: MKDNCFKCHRNIHITDNDIEMEVNRVIQSGVPLPSKEQYEKRLEACNKCKHLTDGITCMICGCIVKARAMNALRICPHPSGNKW, from the coding sequence GTGAAGGACAATTGCTTTAAATGTCATAGAAATATTCATATTACTGATAATGATATTGAAATGGAAGTAAATAGGGTAATTCAATCAGGAGTACCGTTGCCCAGTAAAGAGCAATATGAAAAGAGATTGGAAGCCTGTAACAAATGCAAACATTTAACAGATGGAATCACTTGCATGATTTGTGGGTGTATTGTAAAAGCAAGGGCTATGAATGCTTTGCGTATTTGCCCTCACCCTTCAGGAAATAAATGGTAA
- a CDS encoding ABC transporter permease: MKNLNIKKQLPLHLMILPGFITLLIFSYLPMAGIVIAFQKFIPAKGLFGDQKWVGLKNFKYVLDMPNFDNIMWNTISIAMAKIILGLIVPIIFAILINEVANSALKRGIQTLIYLPHFLSWVVLGGILIDILSPSGGILNSLINALGFEPIFFLGDNKWFPTTMVLTETWKEFGYGTIIYLAAITGIDPSLYEAAHMDGANRWKQTLHITLPGMRMVIVLLMVLSLGNVLNAGFDQIFNLYSPPVYESGDIIDTFVYRIGLLEAQYGVATAVGLFKSVVSFTLISVSYFFAYKFADYRIF; encoded by the coding sequence TTGAAAAATCTAAATATAAAAAAACAACTACCCTTGCACTTAATGATCCTTCCGGGCTTTATAACTTTGCTGATATTCAGTTATTTGCCTATGGCAGGTATTGTAATTGCTTTTCAAAAATTTATTCCAGCAAAGGGTCTATTTGGTGACCAGAAATGGGTAGGTTTAAAGAACTTCAAATATGTTTTAGATATGCCTAATTTCGATAATATAATGTGGAATACAATATCTATAGCAATGGCGAAGATTATACTGGGACTTATTGTTCCAATAATATTTGCAATATTAATTAATGAAGTAGCAAACAGTGCTTTAAAAAGAGGTATTCAGACACTAATCTATCTTCCTCACTTTTTATCATGGGTTGTACTTGGAGGCATACTGATTGATATACTTTCTCCCTCCGGCGGAATTTTAAATTCTTTGATAAATGCACTTGGCTTTGAGCCTATATTTTTCCTTGGAGACAACAAATGGTTTCCTACCACTATGGTATTGACGGAAACATGGAAGGAATTTGGTTATGGTACCATAATCTATCTGGCAGCCATTACCGGAATAGATCCAAGCCTTTACGAAGCTGCTCATATGGATGGAGCCAACAGATGGAAGCAAACACTACACATAACTCTTCCTGGAATGAGGATGGTTATTGTTCTACTGATGGTATTAAGTCTTGGTAATGTTTTAAATGCTGGCTTTGACCAGATCTTTAATTTATATAGTCCCCCTGTTTATGAAAGCGGAGACATTATTGATACCTTTGTTTATAGAATAGGCTTGCTGGAAGCCCAATACGGAGTTGCTACAGCTGTAGGACTGTTTAAGTCAGTAGTCTCATTTACACTTATTTCAGTATCTTACTTCTTTGCCTATAAATTTGCAGATTACAGAATTTTTTAA
- a CDS encoding alpha-N-arabinofuranosidase: MIKMVLNADIKKGKINKNIYGHFSEHLGRCIYEGLWVGEDSEIPNINGFRTDVVEALKKLKIPVLRWPGGCFADEYHWMDGIGPRENRPCMVNTHWGGVVENNHFGTHEFLELCEILGAEPYICGNVGSGTVHEMQQWVEYMTFDGKSPMADLRRANGKDEPWRVKYFGVGNENWGCGGNMTAEFYADQYKRYATYVRNFGENTIYKIAGGASVDDYHWTEVLMREAGKQMDGLSIHYYTRISKDWSEQGSATEFDENHWFSVMQNALFTEELVVRHSKIMDKYDPEKKVGLIVDEWGTWFAVEPGTNPGFLYQQNTMRDALVAGIHLNIFNNHCDRVQMANIAQMVNVLQAVILTEGKKMLLTPTYHVFDMYKVHQDAEPLSLDFESPEYTFNGEKLPQLNASASIDSEGKIHVTICNLNPSDDAEIDLDIRGITVKGTKGEIITSNVMNAKNTFEEANNVTIKKFEGIRLENNHISGIIPSKAVVMIEIV, encoded by the coding sequence ATGATAAAAATGGTATTAAATGCCGATATAAAGAAAGGCAAAATAAATAAAAACATATACGGGCACTTTTCAGAGCATCTGGGAAGGTGCATATACGAGGGACTGTGGGTTGGAGAGGACTCTGAAATACCAAACATAAACGGATTCCGTACAGATGTTGTGGAAGCACTTAAGAAATTGAAGATACCTGTTCTGAGATGGCCGGGAGGATGCTTTGCAGATGAATATCACTGGATGGACGGAATAGGACCTAGAGAAAACAGACCTTGCATGGTAAACACTCATTGGGGCGGTGTTGTAGAAAATAACCATTTTGGAACCCATGAATTTTTAGAACTTTGCGAAATTCTTGGCGCAGAACCGTATATATGTGGTAATGTTGGAAGCGGTACTGTACATGAAATGCAACAGTGGGTTGAGTATATGACTTTTGACGGAAAATCTCCCATGGCTGATTTAAGAAGGGCAAACGGAAAAGATGAACCATGGAGAGTTAAGTATTTCGGTGTCGGCAATGAAAACTGGGGCTGCGGCGGGAACATGACAGCAGAGTTTTACGCAGACCAATATAAAAGATATGCAACATATGTAAGAAACTTTGGTGAAAATACTATTTACAAAATAGCTGGCGGCGCTTCGGTGGATGACTATCACTGGACCGAGGTACTTATGAGAGAAGCAGGAAAGCAAATGGATGGTTTAAGCATCCACTATTATACAAGAATCTCCAAGGATTGGTCTGAACAGGGGTCAGCAACTGAATTTGATGAAAATCACTGGTTTTCAGTAATGCAGAATGCTTTGTTTACGGAAGAATTGGTGGTACGTCATTCAAAGATTATGGATAAGTATGATCCTGAGAAAAAGGTGGGCTTGATTGTTGATGAATGGGGTACATGGTTTGCTGTTGAACCCGGAACAAATCCAGGGTTCCTTTACCAGCAAAATACAATGAGAGATGCCCTTGTTGCCGGAATTCATCTGAATATCTTCAATAATCACTGTGACAGAGTTCAGATGGCAAACATAGCACAAATGGTAAATGTCCTTCAGGCAGTAATTTTAACAGAGGGTAAAAAGATGCTTCTGACACCTACCTATCATGTATTTGACATGTACAAGGTTCATCAGGATGCAGAACCGCTTTCACTTGATTTTGAAAGCCCTGAATATACCTTTAATGGAGAAAAACTACCTCAGCTGAACGCTTCTGCTTCTATAGACTCAGAAGGCAAGATTCATGTAACCATTTGCAACCTTAATCCGTCAGATGATGCTGAGATAGATCTTGATATTAGAGGTATAACCGTAAAGGGTACTAAGGGTGAAATAATTACCTCCAATGTTATGAATGCAAAAAACACATTTGAAGAAGCAAATAATGTAACTATTAAGAAATTTGAAGGTATACGCCTTGAAAATAACCATATATCAGGTATAATACCTTCAAAAGCAGTTGTAATGATAGAAATTGTATAA
- a CDS encoding response regulator transcription factor gives MYRLLIVDDEEIIVNGLYEIFRSMKNLELDVYRAYSGEEAVEWLSRTRMDIVLTDIRMPEMDGLQLLEVIYRRWPQCKVIFLTGYNEFEYVYKAIQHQGVSYILKTEDNDKVISVVENAIEEIKREVKTEDLIHKAKEQIELALGLFQKDYFIHMLHEGTSLDMNKSQFEQLSIPMHPDHPVILLLGHIDNIPSNLSYWDKIQYINSIKVIITQNFSTSIRFISVLDDRYRFIFFIQPNELVTTGYSKAEEEAFYTKTISYIKGTLEVIQTASRESMNASISFALGREPCSWEDVSKKYFSLNQLLNYRIGTGIEMLLIDNEMKNNNILTSGSETEVPELNTKDESLEIILRRRNMDLIQQYLESGQKEKYFEVLDELLSPLRLIKSKNSNLAIEAYSMVALSILSYINRWNITEKLAFHIGLNSLMRIDKHETWSDAVQYLINISNVIFQIQTEEQKKRADNAVDFIQNFINEHLSEDLSLVRLAEQVYLNPSYLSRLYKQVTNQNLSDFIDNARIERAKELLKKEKVKINEVAKAVGYETGASFSRFFRKLMSCSPQEYHDMIVSGK, from the coding sequence ATGTATAGGCTATTAATTGTAGACGATGAGGAAATTATTGTAAATGGGTTATATGAAATATTCAGAAGCATGAAGAACCTTGAGCTGGATGTATACAGGGCATATTCAGGAGAAGAAGCTGTTGAATGGTTAAGCAGAACAAGGATGGATATTGTTCTCACAGATATCAGGATGCCGGAAATGGATGGCTTGCAGTTACTGGAAGTCATATATAGAAGATGGCCTCAATGTAAAGTAATATTCCTTACCGGGTATAACGAATTTGAATATGTATATAAAGCAATTCAGCACCAGGGTGTAAGCTATATACTGAAAACAGAGGATAATGACAAAGTAATTAGCGTTGTTGAAAATGCTATAGAGGAAATTAAAAGAGAAGTTAAAACAGAAGACTTAATTCATAAGGCCAAGGAGCAGATTGAACTTGCTTTGGGCCTATTTCAGAAGGATTATTTTATACATATGCTGCATGAAGGAACCTCACTTGATATGAATAAGTCCCAGTTTGAACAGCTATCTATCCCCATGCACCCTGACCATCCTGTAATATTGCTGTTGGGACACATTGATAATATTCCAAGCAACTTATCTTATTGGGATAAAATACAATATATAAATTCCATAAAAGTAATAATTACCCAAAATTTTAGTACAAGTATCAGATTCATAAGTGTTTTAGATGACAGATATAGATTTATATTTTTTATACAGCCAAATGAATTGGTAACTACAGGTTATAGTAAAGCTGAAGAAGAGGCATTTTATACAAAGACCATTTCGTATATAAAAGGCACACTTGAAGTTATACAGACTGCCAGCAGAGAATCCATGAATGCATCAATCAGCTTTGCCCTTGGGAGAGAACCCTGTAGTTGGGAGGATGTATCCAAAAAGTACTTTTCCCTTAATCAACTACTGAATTATAGAATAGGCACCGGTATAGAAATGCTGTTGATTGATAATGAAATGAAAAATAATAATATTTTAACTTCAGGTTCTGAAACAGAAGTACCTGAACTGAATACAAAAGATGAATCATTGGAAATTATTTTGAGAAGAAGAAATATGGATTTGATTCAGCAGTATCTGGAGTCAGGTCAGAAAGAGAAATATTTTGAGGTTTTAGATGAATTATTAAGCCCATTACGATTAATTAAGAGTAAAAACAGTAACTTAGCCATTGAAGCATATTCCATGGTAGCGCTAAGTATTCTTTCGTATATTAATCGGTGGAATATAACCGAAAAACTGGCCTTTCATATAGGCCTTAACAGCCTTATGAGGATTGACAAACATGAGACATGGTCAGATGCAGTGCAATATCTGATAAATATATCTAATGTAATTTTTCAGATTCAGACTGAGGAGCAAAAGAAAAGGGCAGACAATGCAGTTGATTTTATTCAAAATTTTATAAATGAGCATTTAAGTGAGGATCTTTCTTTAGTTAGGCTGGCAGAACAAGTTTACTTAAATCCATCATATTTGTCACGGCTTTATAAACAGGTTACAAATCAGAATCTTTCTGATTTTATTGACAATGCCCGTATAGAGAGAGCAAAGGAGCTGCTGAAAAAAGAAAAGGTAAAGATAAATGAAGTAGCAAAGGCCGTTGGTTATGAAACAGGGGCATCCTTTTCAAGGTTTTTCAGAAAATTAATGTCATGTTCTCCCCAAGAATATCACGATATGATTGTCTCAGGTAAATAG
- a CDS encoding sensor histidine kinase, giving the protein MVKIKIRNSIFSRLVITFLIIIIPLYGLGIYIYNSGLRTIKSEISKSTIAQASFYLESLEKEIERIKILQYDCLNDEQLNKLAIRWEIMNEYEISQTLLQLKQRLVAIKNSSIYVNDVKVHILPINKTVSSNNGVDDIHIDEYNDIFVPTGLKGAQIINYNGQLYLSTFQKYSGSTKPLFTIDIELNQDALKHALAQFNTYTGSGSILITRTNIITSKSKEDNSQFIQSILLSMNEQEKDGTILTNIGNEKYYVVHTNSPYLNMTLLRYFPQEFILKPIVNFKIWAWVFSIAAILIIIIYSLSTYKFMHQPLNELVKAFRKVENGDLKVTINHDSNNEFGYLFKSFNDMVKNLNMLIDQVYNQKILMQKAELKHLQSQINPHFLYNSFFMINTMARIGDENLVPFTKHLGEYFRFVTRNSMDNIPLEEEINHAKVYTEIQLMRFSKRLQIHFGECPPMYKDLKVPRLILQPIIENAFEHGLEKKKNGGLLLVNFEGNENELRIIVEDNGCDITDNELEKLQDLLEDNEKEIETTGTLNIHRRIRLVFGEESGLIISRSVIGGLKAVLKIVLQKERKNV; this is encoded by the coding sequence ATGGTCAAGATAAAAATTAGAAACAGTATTTTCAGCCGCCTTGTAATAACCTTTCTAATAATAATAATTCCTCTTTACGGTTTAGGAATTTATATATATAATAGCGGTTTGCGTACCATAAAAAGCGAAATATCAAAATCAACTATAGCTCAGGCATCATTCTATCTTGAAAGTCTCGAAAAAGAAATAGAAAGAATTAAAATACTCCAATATGATTGTCTAAATGATGAACAACTAAATAAGCTTGCAATAAGATGGGAGATTATGAATGAATATGAAATATCCCAAACCTTACTTCAATTAAAACAAAGACTTGTTGCTATAAAAAACAGCAGTATATATGTAAATGATGTAAAAGTACATATTCTTCCAATTAATAAGACAGTTTCTTCAAATAACGGAGTAGATGATATTCATATAGATGAATACAATGATATATTTGTTCCAACAGGATTAAAGGGAGCACAAATCATTAATTATAACGGTCAGCTATATCTAAGTACTTTTCAGAAATACAGCGGTTCAACAAAGCCTTTATTTACTATTGATATAGAGTTAAATCAGGATGCTTTAAAACATGCCCTTGCACAATTCAATACCTATACGGGAAGCGGTTCCATACTGATAACACGTACAAATATTATTACAAGCAAATCAAAAGAGGATAATTCGCAATTTATTCAGAGTATTTTACTGAGCATGAATGAACAAGAGAAAGACGGAACAATACTCACAAATATTGGGAATGAAAAGTACTATGTAGTTCATACAAATTCTCCATACTTAAATATGACTTTATTAAGGTATTTTCCACAGGAATTTATACTAAAACCCATAGTGAATTTTAAAATCTGGGCATGGGTATTTTCAATTGCGGCCATATTAATAATTATTATATACTCTTTATCCACTTATAAATTTATGCATCAGCCATTGAATGAACTGGTAAAAGCTTTTCGTAAAGTGGAAAATGGCGATTTAAAGGTCACCATAAATCATGATTCCAATAACGAGTTCGGATATCTGTTTAAAAGTTTTAATGACATGGTTAAAAATCTTAATATGCTCATAGACCAGGTATACAACCAGAAAATACTAATGCAGAAAGCTGAATTGAAGCATTTGCAGTCCCAGATTAATCCCCATTTTCTTTATAACAGTTTTTTCATGATTAATACTATGGCTAGAATAGGCGATGAGAATTTAGTACCCTTTACAAAACACCTTGGAGAGTATTTTCGTTTTGTCACAAGAAACTCCATGGACAATATACCACTGGAAGAAGAAATCAATCATGCCAAGGTGTATACGGAAATTCAGCTTATGCGATTTTCAAAAAGACTTCAGATTCATTTTGGAGAATGTCCCCCTATGTACAAGGATTTGAAAGTGCCGAGACTGATACTACAGCCTATAATTGAAAATGCATTTGAACACGGTCTTGAAAAGAAAAAAAATGGTGGATTATTGCTTGTTAATTTTGAAGGAAATGAAAATGAGCTAAGAATTATTGTTGAAGATAACGGGTGTGATATAACAGATAACGAGCTTGAAAAGTTACAGGATTTATTGGAGGACAACGAGAAGGAGATTGAAACAACTGGAACGTTGAATATACACAGACGAATAAGGTTGGTTTTTGGTGAAGAGAGTGGTCTGATTATTTCAAGAAGTGTAATTGGAGGGCTGAAGGCAGTACTGAAAATAGTTTTACAGAAGGAGAGGAAAAATGTATAG
- a CDS encoding carbohydrate ABC transporter permease produces MKRGKLKKVSVFTIVNNCFLVLAALLCIIPLIHILAVSFSSSSAAAAGKVVFWPVEFTLNSYTYVAKRAAFWHSMLISVERIALGGFINLVLTILCAYPLSKEKKDFRFRTFYAWVFFITMLFNGGLIPWYIVIKQMGLLDSLWALVLPGAVPVFSVILLLNFFREIPKELHEAAFIDGAGHWTTLWRVIVPVSTPALATITLFSLVGHWNSWFDGMILMNKAENYPLQSYIQTIVVQRSYSMLSRQEISELATISDRTLRASQIFLGTLPIVLVYPFLQKYFVKGIVLGGVKG; encoded by the coding sequence ATGAAACGTGGAAAACTAAAGAAAGTCAGTGTGTTTACAATAGTAAATAACTGTTTTCTAGTGTTAGCGGCATTACTCTGTATTATACCGCTAATTCATATATTAGCCGTATCATTCAGCTCCAGTTCGGCTGCTGCAGCCGGAAAGGTTGTATTCTGGCCTGTTGAGTTTACACTAAATTCATATACTTATGTTGCAAAAAGAGCTGCATTCTGGCATTCTATGTTGATTTCAGTTGAAAGAATTGCACTGGGTGGTTTTATTAACCTGGTACTTACTATATTATGTGCTTATCCTTTATCAAAGGAAAAGAAAGATTTTCGTTTCCGTACATTTTACGCATGGGTATTTTTTATAACAATGCTGTTTAACGGAGGATTGATTCCCTGGTATATTGTAATCAAGCAAATGGGATTACTTGATAGTCTTTGGGCTTTGGTTCTTCCGGGAGCAGTTCCTGTTTTCAGTGTAATATTGTTATTGAATTTCTTTAGGGAAATACCAAAGGAATTGCATGAAGCAGCGTTTATTGACGGAGCAGGCCACTGGACTACTCTTTGGAGAGTAATAGTACCTGTATCAACTCCTGCATTGGCTACAATAACTCTTTTCTCATTGGTAGGTCACTGGAATAGCTGGTTTGATGGTATGATTCTTATGAATAAGGCAGAAAATTACCCCCTTCAGAGCTATATTCAGACTATTGTTGTGCAGAGGTCATATAGTATGCTCTCAAGGCAGGAAATTTCCGAGTTGGCAACTATTTCAGATAGAACATTAAGAGCATCTCAGATTTTTCTTGGTACATTACCAATAGTCTTGGTATATCCTTTCCTTCAGAAATATTTTGTAAAAGGAATAGTATTGGGTGGAGTAAAAGGGTAA
- a CDS encoding extracellular solute-binding protein, whose protein sequence is MRFNYLKKAVSLAMVLSLTASILTACGSESNTSDSTASSQSTNSSVANKDPFGKYSPEIDISFVRGIDDDLAANILPKTPGETLEDNRWTKLYKDELGINIKYAWTVKGNEQSDAYIQKINVTLASGELPDVVLVNPSQLKQLVDSDMIEDMTKYYNDYASEDFKKIMTEEGTGNIDSVMFDGKMMAIPEPVSTNEAAHYLWIRNDWLKKLNLQAPKTMDDVLKISEAFTNQDPDGNGKNDTIGLPITKDLYNGCMGLEGFFAGYHAYPNMWVEDSSGKIAWGSTLPETKVALQKLADMYKKGQIDKEFGVKDTAKVAETIAAGKVGMDYGAQWNPMYPLISNFNNDNNADWTAYPIVSNDDKKAMVPLKFNQTRIFAVRKGYEHPEALVKLFNEHVEKNWGKTADFNKYYMPVENGGVGVWKFSPVCPAPVFKNLEAFVAIDEARKSNDFSKLSDEPKIIQGNIEAYEKGDTSQWGWERIYGKNGAFRNMVEYKNNGQLLSEKFVGAPTTTMAEKKTTLEKMEKEVFIKIIMGAAPISDFDKFVSDWNKLGGADMTKEVNEWYDSVKSK, encoded by the coding sequence ATGAGATTCAATTACTTAAAAAAAGCTGTATCGTTAGCAATGGTTTTATCTTTAACAGCTTCAATTCTTACAGCTTGTGGTAGTGAAAGTAACACATCCGATAGTACGGCATCATCTCAAAGTACTAATTCTTCAGTAGCAAATAAGGATCCATTCGGAAAATATAGTCCTGAGATTGACATATCTTTTGTTCGTGGAATAGATGATGACCTTGCTGCAAACATATTGCCAAAGACACCGGGAGAGACTCTAGAAGACAATCGTTGGACAAAATTATATAAAGATGAATTAGGTATAAATATAAAATATGCTTGGACAGTAAAAGGAAATGAACAATCAGATGCATACATACAGAAAATCAATGTAACATTGGCATCAGGAGAACTTCCTGATGTAGTTCTTGTAAATCCTTCACAGCTCAAACAGTTGGTTGATTCTGACATGATTGAGGATATGACTAAATACTACAACGACTATGCTTCAGAGGATTTTAAGAAAATTATGACAGAAGAAGGAACCGGTAATATCGATTCAGTTATGTTTGACGGTAAAATGATGGCTATTCCGGAACCTGTTTCAACTAATGAAGCTGCACATTATCTGTGGATTAGAAATGACTGGCTTAAAAAATTGAATTTACAGGCACCTAAGACCATGGATGATGTTTTAAAAATATCAGAAGCCTTTACAAATCAAGATCCTGATGGAAATGGAAAAAACGATACTATCGGACTTCCAATCACAAAGGACTTATACAACGGATGTATGGGATTAGAAGGTTTCTTTGCAGGATATCATGCATATCCCAATATGTGGGTAGAGGATAGTTCAGGTAAAATAGCATGGGGTAGTACATTACCTGAAACAAAGGTAGCACTTCAGAAATTGGCTGATATGTACAAAAAAGGCCAGATTGACAAAGAATTTGGTGTTAAGGATACAGCAAAGGTTGCTGAGACTATAGCAGCAGGTAAAGTAGGTATGGACTATGGTGCACAGTGGAACCCAATGTATCCTCTTATAAGCAATTTTAACAATGATAATAACGCAGATTGGACAGCATATCCTATTGTTTCAAATGATGATAAAAAGGCTATGGTACCTTTAAAGTTCAATCAGACAAGAATATTTGCAGTAAGAAAAGGTTATGAACATCCTGAAGCACTTGTAAAACTGTTCAATGAACATGTAGAGAAGAACTGGGGTAAAACAGCAGACTTCAACAAGTATTATATGCCTGTTGAGAACGGTGGTGTAGGAGTTTGGAAATTCTCACCAGTATGCCCTGCTCCTGTATTCAAGAATCTTGAGGCATTCGTGGCAATAGATGAAGCAAGAAAGAGCAATGACTTCAGCAAATTGTCAGATGAGCCTAAGATTATCCAAGGCAATATAGAAGCATATGAAAAAGGCGATACTTCACAATGGGGATGGGAAAGAATTTACGGTAAAAATGGTGCATTCCGTAATATGGTTGAATACAAGAACAATGGACAGTTGTTAAGTGAAAAGTTTGTTGGAGCACCAACTACAACAATGGCTGAAAAGAAAACTACTCTTGAAAAGATGGAAAAAGAGGTATTCATAAAGATTATAATGGGCGCTGCTCCTATCAGCGATTTTGATAAGTTCGTTAGCGATTGGAATAAACTAGGTGGTGCTGATATGACAAAGGAAGTTAACGAATGGTATGATTCCGTTAAATCCAAGTAA
- a CDS encoding glycoside hydrolase 43 family protein, whose protein sequence is MKIQNPIIWADMPDPDIIRVDDTFYMVSTTMFVMPGAPILKSKDLYHWELVSYVFNTIEDNEIYQLKNGKNAYGKGQWATSLKFYNGLYYACFVCHDMQKTYIYYTDNIEKSGWERYVINDVFHDMSFLFDDGRPYLIYGNGDIKIVELKDDLSGVKEGGINQLLFSTPSENIMLRCEGCRAYKIYGYYYLLFIEWPNDGNCRRRVVCYRAKDLLGEYERKILLDDDMGYQNQGIAQGALIDTPDGEWYSILFQDHGAVGRIPYLLPVSWKDCWPELGISGKVPEEFEIPLKEYAAKPLITSYSFNHKENKLDLRWEWNHNPQEHCWSFTENPGYLRLRTQSLAKNLLTARNTLTQRTSGPKCGFSVELKTEGMKAGDYAGLMALQGNYGAIGISVDENNLKRIVVSKKGSDGRQKEEEYRPFMDNSIFLKIEFDFQNSRDIAEFYYSQDGINWVKFGSDLHMTYTLDLFIGYRVGIFCYSLKTAGGFADFRNFIYEQLL, encoded by the coding sequence ATGAAAATTCAGAATCCTATTATATGGGCGGATATGCCCGACCCGGATATTATACGTGTAGATGATACTTTTTATATGGTGTCTACAACCATGTTTGTAATGCCTGGAGCTCCTATATTAAAATCAAAGGATTTATACCATTGGGAATTAGTATCCTATGTTTTTAATACCATTGAAGATAATGAAATATATCAGCTGAAAAATGGAAAAAATGCATATGGTAAGGGGCAATGGGCAACTAGTCTAAAATTTTACAATGGTTTATACTATGCGTGCTTTGTGTGCCATGACATGCAAAAGACCTATATTTATTATACGGACAATATAGAAAAAAGCGGATGGGAGCGATATGTCATTAATGACGTTTTCCATGACATGTCTTTTCTGTTTGATGATGGTAGGCCGTACTTAATATATGGTAACGGAGATATTAAAATAGTCGAATTAAAAGATGATTTATCAGGAGTAAAAGAAGGAGGAATCAATCAACTCCTGTTCAGTACTCCTTCTGAAAATATAATGCTTCGTTGTGAGGGTTGCAGAGCCTATAAAATTTACGGTTATTATTATTTACTTTTCATTGAGTGGCCCAATGACGGTAATTGTAGGAGACGTGTTGTGTGCTACAGAGCAAAGGATTTGCTGGGAGAGTATGAGAGAAAAATACTTCTTGATGATGATATGGGGTACCAGAACCAGGGAATTGCTCAGGGTGCTTTAATAGATACACCTGATGGGGAATGGTATTCTATTTTGTTTCAGGATCATGGAGCGGTGGGTAGAATTCCATATTTACTACCTGTTTCATGGAAGGATTGTTGGCCTGAATTGGGGATTAGTGGAAAGGTGCCAGAAGAATTTGAGATTCCTTTAAAAGAGTATGCTGCTAAACCATTAATAACCAGTTACAGTTTTAACCATAAGGAAAATAAGCTGGATTTGAGATGGGAATGGAATCACAATCCCCAGGAGCATTGTTGGTCATTTACAGAAAATCCGGGCTATTTAAGATTGCGTACTCAATCTTTGGCGAAGAATCTTTTAACTGCAAGGAACACTTTAACCCAAAGAACAAGCGGCCCTAAATGTGGATTTTCAGTAGAGCTTAAAACTGAAGGAATGAAAGCAGGAGACTATGCTGGTCTTATGGCGTTACAAGGCAATTATGGAGCTATAGGAATAAGTGTTGACGAGAATAATCTCAAAAGGATTGTTGTTTCTAAAAAGGGCAGTGACGGGAGACAGAAAGAGGAAGAATATAGACCGTTTATGGATAATAGCATATTTTTGAAAATTGAATTTGATTTTCAAAATAGTAGGGATATTGCAGAATTTTATTATTCCCAGGACGGTATTAACTGGGTAAAATTTGGCAGTGATTTGCATATGACATATACTCTAGACCTTTTTATAGGTTATAGAGTAGGTATATTCTGTTATTCATTAAAAACAGCAGGTGGGTTTGCTGATTTCAGAAATTTTATATATGAACAACTATTATAA